The following DNA comes from Mucisphaera calidilacus.
CTCGGCCATCTGAGCCACGGCCTCATCCAGACCGCCAACCCGATCCACCATGCCGTTCTCGACGGCCTGACGACCCGTAAACAACCGCCCCTCGGCCACAGCCTCGACACGCGGCAGACGATCGCCTCGTCCCGCACGCACACGCTCGAGGAACTGCTCATAGACACGCTCCATGAACGCCATCATCGTGTGACGCTGTCCGGGCGTGAACGGCCGATCGCTCGCGAACATGTCCGCCATCGGCCCGCGTGAGCGAACCCGAACGCCGATGTCGAGCTTGTCATACATCCCGCCGAAGTGAATCTTGCCCGACACCACGCCGATCGAGCCCACGATCGACTCCGGCTCCACGTAGATCTGGTCGCCCGCCGAGGCGATGTAATACCCGCCGGACGCCGCCATGCTCCCCACACTGACAAACACCGGCTTCTCCTGCCCCGCCTCCCGAACCGCCTGCCAGATCACCTCACTCGCCAGCGCCGAACCGCCCGGCGAATCGATGCGCACGATCACACCCTTGACGTTCTCGTCGTGACGCGCGTCACGCAGCGCGTGCTGCATCGTGCGATGACCGATGCTGTCGTCCGAAAAAGCACCGTCCGACGTCGACGAATCGCCCATGTGGATCGCTCCCCGGGCGTGCACCACGGCGATCTGAGGCCGGTCCGACTGACGCTTGGGCTGCTTGAAAAGCATCTGGAACAACGCGAACGGGTTGTCCGGCGCCTGCTGGACGTTCTGGCCCAGATACTTGTCCCACGAAAATCCCTTGGGGAAATGCTCAGCAAGCACCGCCGTCATGTCACGATCCGTCACCGCGTCCAGGATCCCGCGACGCACCAGCTGCCGGTCACTCAGCAGCCAGCTGTCACGCATCACCGCCTCGACCTGATCCACCGACAGCCCTCGACGCTCTGCGATCCCCTCGACGATCTGCGCATAAAGATCATCCAGCAACCCGTCGATGTTCTCGTCCCAGAAAGGCGTCGGCTCGCGACGCGTCATCGACTCCGCCGCACCCTTGAAACGGCCGAGCTGCAGCAGGTCCGCCTCGACGCCGATCCGCTCCAGCAGCCCCGCGAGATAGATCTCCTCGCTCATCAGGCCCTGCAGCATCATCATGCCGTACTTCTGCATCACGATCAGGTCCGCCCGCGTCGCCAGCAGGTAACCGCCTGTCGAATAGGTCTCGGAGAACGCCACCACCGTCTTGCCCGCCTCACGCACGCGGTCCACCGCACGCCCCAGACGCTCGATCTGCTGCAGCGACAACGCCGGCGAATCGAGATAAACCACCAGACCCGCGTGGTCATCCGACCCCGCCACGAAGTCCAGCTGGGCCACCACACCCTCCACCGACGGACCCGCCTCCGACTCACTCACCCACGCGAAGGGCACCGGACCCTCACGCAGCTGGCCGGAGATCTCCAGCCAACCCACAAGCCGACCCGAATCCGCGGCAGGAGGCTCCGCATAACCGGTCCCCGGCACAGCAAACAACACGGCGA
Coding sequences within:
- the sppA gene encoding signal peptide peptidase SppA; amino-acid sequence: MSLMRRLIVVLLAVLFAVPGTGYAEPPAADSGRLVGWLEISGQLREGPVPFAWVSESEAGPSVEGVVAQLDFVAGSDDHAGLVVYLDSPALSLQQIERLGRAVDRVREAGKTVVAFSETYSTGGYLLATRADLIVMQKYGMMMLQGLMSEEIYLAGLLERIGVEADLLQLGRFKGAAESMTRREPTPFWDENIDGLLDDLYAQIVEGIAERRGLSVDQVEAVMRDSWLLSDRQLVRRGILDAVTDRDMTAVLAEHFPKGFSWDKYLGQNVQQAPDNPFALFQMLFKQPKRQSDRPQIAVVHARGAIHMGDSSTSDGAFSDDSIGHRTMQHALRDARHDENVKGVIVRIDSPGGSALASEVIWQAVREAGQEKPVFVSVGSMAASGGYYIASAGDQIYVEPESIVGSIGVVSGKIHFGGMYDKLDIGVRVRSRGPMADMFASDRPFTPGQRHTMMAFMERVYEQFLERVRAGRGDRLPRVEAVAEGRLFTGRQAVENGMVDRVGGLDEAVAQMAERLDLGEGDFEILDMPEPMSFQEFMKEAFGVRSSDVFSSVVLQALLGERWSGVTTILQGALQLEREPALLLMPVVLEVRVGP